One window from the genome of Bdellovibrio sp. NC01 encodes:
- the recR gene encoding recombination mediator RecR — MLHISALEKLVHELSRLPGIGPKTAQRLAYFILKSEAEFPAKLSEALMRVRAEVHECPRCFNFTDQDLCRYCEDPSRADDSLCVVEEPADIIRIESSGAFRGRYHVLHGAISPLEGIGPQDLKIQELLTRVNDGLEGNGPAIKEIILALDADLEGDTTILYLAKHLQGKGLKLSRIAHGVPIGSDIDFIDDRTMGRALQNRVEL; from the coding sequence ATGTTACACATTAGCGCTCTCGAGAAATTAGTCCACGAATTGAGTCGTCTGCCTGGTATCGGGCCGAAGACGGCGCAGCGTTTGGCTTATTTCATTCTTAAATCTGAAGCTGAGTTTCCTGCGAAACTGAGCGAAGCTTTGATGCGAGTGCGCGCCGAAGTTCACGAGTGTCCTCGTTGCTTCAACTTTACCGATCAAGATCTTTGCCGCTATTGCGAAGATCCTTCTCGTGCGGATGACAGTTTGTGTGTGGTTGAAGAACCCGCTGACATCATCCGTATCGAATCATCTGGTGCGTTCCGTGGCCGTTATCATGTGTTGCATGGTGCGATCTCTCCATTGGAAGGCATTGGTCCCCAAGATTTGAAAATCCAAGAGTTGCTTACTCGCGTGAACGATGGCCTTGAAGGTAACGGTCCTGCGATTAAAGAAATTATCTTAGCTTTGGATGCCGATCTTGAGGGCGATACGACAATTTTGTACCTAGCTAAGCATCTTCAGGGCAAAGGCTTGAAATTATCTCGCATTGCTCATGGAGTTCCTATTGGCAGCGACATCGATTTCATAGATGATAGAACTATGGGTCGTGCCCTGCAAAATAGAGTGGAGCTGTAA
- a CDS encoding tail fiber domain-containing protein: MLFQTRVRTYNKQILIFFILFLTSVLAFASPAQLTYQGRILKTDGTPLEYANVSFLFQITDPAGSCVIYQEQVTGYSMVNSGGVFDVPIGNGTIQFPLSGTASVLDAFNNSSTFDCGVCASSGSTYSCSVGSSTYAATVGATRKLRVSFYDGSGWKTISPDSVIRSVPYAAYSMSAQKLGTNSASDFLLKTGIPVCSSGTFLVWDGTALSCGGVSGASGGTVTNVSSSNSYITITNPTSTPQLTLNVGTAANTVAAGNDSRLVNALQTGATAGGDLSGSYPNPTLAKINGTSISIASLALANVLKYNGTSWINASLSTADLTDASGLVKASQMPANCSANQTLTFSSPTGTWTCSNISITGSAFGSQAQNLVLASPNGSAGNPTFRAISAGDLPTVGTAGTYRSVTTDAYGRVTGGTNPTTAGAAGLTDVFVNGGNAFSGTAKLGTTDANSLNVVTNNTTRMTVLSTGEIGIGTATPQYPFDVVVNNNPATFTGSFATTGSDANSTRTLNVLNEHTTTVNGNNFVQALKSSSAPVIANGITESGNSLATWSAAFRNNRGTGDNGTLGTLMSHYIQYGHNNVDAAATPVTTNVYGLQLQPYIRTGTVTNFYDIYISADATGGTATNRWGIYQQGTSNNYLGGKLGIGTTPTVSLDLGSRTDAVRLPAGTTAQQPTGANGMLRYNTSTNLAEVYQNGAWVSLTTSAGGSNVTTNSSGAVTVAAGGTNQNVTLQASGTGVVTSPSVLTLTGGQASASTSSGALVVSGGVGVSGNINAGGNLAVGGMTWASGFRAAMGAPNAADSSTNGIAFGNDGDTGIFNPGSNSASGTLAFYSNNVEAMRIANGMVGIGNTTMKEALDVTGAITSTQGLRINAYNDGAWKQKTAGYSAVIYQDNSNGSLSFSNSSASVAADAVASLSTKMLINSSGYVGIGTTNPSSNLQVIGSTTTNAGSLISGGYSTNPASSSTTGTWAMNLTNTYSKDGLDVTASGIRGGEVAAINASTSNVNMLYGLVGVTTNTSSGSVDTSYGVLGSGRNAGSGTVTNAYGVVANTTVSGTGPITNAYGVYVASMQGTNKWAFYANDPAPSYLKGNLGIGTTTPSYALDIQGSVSGASLLRSTNAPSGPDLYLQKDRGAVGAPVVAQSGDALGNISFRGYDGSAYIRGALIQSLISAAPAAGSLKASLAFHTNNGAGDATERMRIDSAGNVGIGTTSPNSALDVRNSTAANGTAALAFNAGVGTDGTLGSLNVQLWGTPSATAASRYAGIVAGDAGGVRPLILNMATNGTQGAVGIGTTAPQATLDVRSYIQVKAAASAYDTGIFLKANGVTGSDNRFLIRTSPDAGKLGQFEIVRFDPAAGAEIDRTQYQLNGNWVFPQNITSSGCVYYNGGQIGNCASDQRIKENVRTFDVGLDALLGIHPVNFTYNGLAELPNDGKVQLGVIAQDLEKTAPSLVKRKMVKLNPDDKEKTEIKTVDYGAFTYVIINAVKDLYARWFSDSQAVHREIASLKEENAKIKLENSEVKAESQMMKAYLCQKDPSAPFCKK, translated from the coding sequence ATGCTTTTTCAAACTCGTGTACGTACCTACAATAAGCAAATCTTGATTTTCTTTATCTTGTTTTTAACAAGCGTTTTGGCGTTTGCGTCCCCTGCTCAACTTACTTATCAAGGTCGAATTTTAAAAACAGATGGTACTCCCCTTGAGTACGCAAACGTTTCGTTTTTATTTCAAATCACTGATCCCGCTGGTAGCTGCGTAATTTATCAAGAACAAGTCACTGGTTACAGCATGGTGAATTCTGGTGGTGTGTTCGATGTTCCAATTGGCAATGGCACAATTCAATTTCCATTAAGTGGTACTGCAAGTGTTCTTGATGCTTTCAATAACTCTTCTACTTTCGATTGCGGTGTGTGTGCTTCATCGGGCTCGACATATTCTTGCTCTGTGGGCTCCAGCACTTATGCCGCTACGGTCGGAGCGACACGTAAGTTGCGTGTTTCTTTTTACGATGGTTCAGGTTGGAAAACGATTTCTCCTGATTCTGTGATTCGTTCCGTTCCTTATGCTGCGTACTCGATGTCAGCGCAAAAATTGGGAACAAATTCTGCGAGTGATTTTCTTTTAAAAACAGGAATTCCGGTTTGTTCGAGTGGTACGTTCCTAGTGTGGGATGGAACTGCTTTAAGTTGTGGTGGCGTGTCTGGTGCTTCGGGCGGTACGGTTACAAATGTTAGTTCAAGCAACTCATACATCACGATTACGAATCCAACTTCGACTCCCCAACTGACTTTGAATGTTGGTACCGCTGCAAACACTGTTGCTGCTGGTAATGACTCGCGCCTTGTGAATGCATTGCAAACCGGTGCGACGGCGGGTGGTGATCTTTCGGGAAGTTATCCAAATCCGACGCTTGCGAAAATCAATGGCACTTCAATTTCAATTGCCTCTTTAGCTTTAGCGAATGTTTTGAAATACAACGGCACAAGTTGGATTAATGCCTCTTTATCGACTGCGGATCTAACGGATGCTTCTGGCTTAGTGAAAGCTTCGCAAATGCCAGCGAACTGTTCTGCGAATCAGACTTTAACATTCTCAAGCCCAACCGGAACTTGGACATGTTCGAATATTTCAATCACTGGTTCTGCATTTGGTTCGCAAGCGCAAAACTTAGTATTGGCTTCTCCGAATGGTTCTGCGGGCAATCCCACATTCCGTGCGATTTCTGCTGGTGATTTACCGACTGTTGGTACGGCAGGAACTTATCGTTCTGTGACGACGGATGCATATGGTCGTGTGACTGGTGGTACGAATCCTACGACTGCTGGTGCAGCTGGCTTAACTGACGTGTTTGTGAATGGTGGTAATGCGTTTAGTGGAACTGCGAAATTGGGAACAACTGATGCGAATTCGCTGAATGTTGTTACCAATAATACCACGCGCATGACAGTGTTAAGTACGGGCGAGATTGGTATCGGTACAGCGACACCTCAATATCCATTCGACGTGGTTGTTAATAACAATCCTGCGACATTTACTGGAAGTTTTGCAACGACGGGTTCAGATGCGAACAGTACGAGAACTTTGAATGTTCTGAATGAACACACCACAACAGTGAATGGAAACAACTTTGTTCAAGCTTTAAAATCATCAAGTGCGCCAGTCATTGCCAACGGAATTACGGAGTCAGGCAATAGTCTTGCGACATGGTCGGCGGCATTTAGAAATAATCGCGGCACTGGAGATAACGGGACGCTAGGCACATTGATGTCCCACTACATTCAGTACGGTCATAACAATGTCGACGCTGCCGCAACACCGGTAACCACAAACGTGTATGGTTTGCAGCTTCAACCTTATATTCGTACGGGAACAGTTACGAATTTCTACGATATTTATATTTCAGCAGATGCAACTGGTGGTACCGCGACAAATCGTTGGGGTATTTATCAGCAAGGCACTTCAAACAACTACCTTGGTGGTAAATTAGGTATCGGCACGACTCCGACTGTATCGTTGGATCTTGGCTCACGCACTGATGCCGTTCGTTTACCTGCTGGTACAACAGCACAACAACCAACGGGTGCGAATGGTATGCTTCGCTACAATACCTCTACAAATTTAGCAGAGGTTTATCAAAACGGCGCTTGGGTAAGTTTAACGACTTCTGCGGGTGGTTCTAATGTCACAACGAATTCTTCTGGTGCAGTAACTGTCGCTGCCGGTGGTACAAATCAAAACGTCACGTTGCAGGCTTCAGGCACTGGTGTTGTGACTTCTCCAAGTGTTTTGACTTTAACTGGTGGTCAAGCTTCTGCTTCGACATCTTCAGGTGCACTGGTTGTCAGTGGTGGTGTTGGCGTTAGTGGCAACATCAACGCCGGCGGCAACCTTGCGGTTGGCGGAATGACGTGGGCATCGGGATTCCGTGCAGCTATGGGTGCGCCGAATGCTGCTGATAGTTCTACGAACGGTATTGCTTTTGGTAACGATGGCGACACGGGTATCTTCAATCCAGGCTCTAACTCTGCCAGTGGTACTTTGGCGTTTTATAGCAATAACGTTGAAGCAATGCGAATCGCAAATGGTATGGTGGGCATCGGCAACACAACCATGAAAGAAGCTTTGGATGTTACCGGTGCCATCACTTCCACTCAAGGTCTGCGTATTAATGCTTACAATGATGGAGCATGGAAACAAAAAACTGCGGGCTACAGCGCCGTCATTTATCAAGATAACAGCAATGGCAGTTTGAGTTTTTCTAACTCTTCGGCAAGTGTCGCTGCTGATGCGGTGGCTTCTCTTTCAACTAAGATGCTTATTAATAGTTCTGGCTATGTTGGTATCGGGACAACAAATCCATCATCAAACTTGCAAGTCATTGGATCGACAACAACGAATGCTGGTAGTTTAATTTCAGGTGGCTACTCGACAAATCCTGCTTCGAGTTCAACGACAGGAACGTGGGCCATGAATCTGACGAATACTTATTCGAAAGATGGTTTGGACGTAACTGCCAGCGGAATTCGTGGTGGTGAGGTTGCAGCGATTAATGCCTCAACATCAAATGTAAATATGCTTTATGGTTTGGTCGGTGTTACGACAAACACAAGCTCTGGTAGCGTTGATACAAGTTATGGTGTTTTAGGTAGCGGCCGTAACGCCGGTTCGGGAACTGTCACAAACGCTTATGGTGTCGTTGCGAATACAACAGTTTCTGGTACGGGACCAATCACGAATGCGTATGGTGTTTACGTTGCTTCCATGCAGGGTACAAATAAGTGGGCGTTCTATGCGAACGATCCTGCTCCTTCTTACTTAAAAGGTAACTTGGGTATTGGGACGACAACGCCTTCTTATGCATTAGACATTCAGGGTTCTGTCAGCGGAGCAAGTTTGCTTCGCTCTACAAATGCCCCAAGCGGGCCTGATCTTTATTTACAAAAAGATCGTGGTGCTGTGGGTGCTCCTGTTGTCGCGCAAAGTGGTGATGCTTTAGGTAACATCAGCTTCCGTGGTTATGATGGCTCTGCTTATATTCGTGGTGCTTTGATTCAAAGTTTAATTTCAGCGGCTCCGGCTGCTGGGTCATTGAAAGCTTCTCTTGCTTTCCACACAAACAACGGCGCCGGTGATGCGACTGAAAGAATGCGTATTGATTCTGCGGGTAACGTGGGTATCGGTACAACATCTCCGAATTCTGCGTTGGATGTGCGAAACTCAACTGCTGCCAACGGAACTGCAGCCTTAGCTTTCAATGCTGGCGTCGGCACTGATGGCACACTGGGATCTCTCAATGTTCAACTATGGGGTACTCCTTCTGCAACAGCGGCTAGCCGCTATGCTGGGATTGTCGCTGGCGATGCCGGGGGCGTTCGTCCACTTATTCTGAATATGGCTACCAATGGAACTCAAGGGGCCGTTGGTATCGGCACGACAGCTCCGCAAGCGACGCTAGACGTACGCAGCTATATCCAAGTCAAAGCAGCAGCTTCAGCTTATGACACTGGAATTTTCTTGAAAGCAAACGGTGTCACGGGCTCTGACAATCGCTTTTTGATTCGCACTTCACCTGATGCTGGTAAGTTAGGTCAATTTGAAATTGTTCGGTTCGACCCTGCCGCCGGGGCAGAGATTGATCGTACTCAATATCAGTTGAACGGTAACTGGGTCTTCCCACAGAACATCACTTCGAGCGGTTGCGTTTACTATAATGGTGGTCAGATTGGTAACTGTGCTTCCGATCAGCGCATTAAAGAAAATGTGCGCACATTTGATGTTGGGCTTGATGCTCTTCTTGGAATTCACCCTGTGAACTTCACTTACAACGGTCTTGCGGAATTGCCGAATGATGGAAAAGTTCAATTGGGTGTGATCGCGCAGGATTTGGAAAAAACAGCGCCTTCACTTGTAAAACGCAAAATGGTGAAACTGAACCCAGATGATAAAGAAAAAACCGAAATCAAAACTGTTGATTACGGTGCGTTTACTTATGTCATCATCAATGCAGTGAAAGATTTGTACGCGCGATGGTTTAGCGACAGCCAAGCTGTGCATCGCGAGATCGCTTCGCTGAAAGAAGAAAACGCAAAAATCAAATTGGAAAATTCTGAAGTGAAAGCAGAAAGCCAAATGATGAAGGCCTATCTTTGTCAGAAAGACCCGTCTGCTCCGTTCTGCAAAAAATAA
- a CDS encoding YbaB/EbfC family nucleoid-associated protein yields the protein MKGMPGGMAQLMKQANQMQMRMKKAQEELAAKEYEASTGGGAVKVKVNGDHMMLSLTIDPEVLKAGDVEMLQDMILSATNEAVKTARDTSAKEMEKITGGMNIPGLF from the coding sequence ATGAAGGGTATGCCAGGCGGAATGGCCCAATTGATGAAGCAAGCAAACCAAATGCAAATGCGCATGAAAAAAGCGCAAGAAGAGCTTGCTGCGAAAGAATACGAAGCCTCTACAGGTGGCGGCGCAGTTAAAGTAAAAGTTAACGGCGACCATATGATGCTTTCTTTGACAATTGACCCAGAAGTTTTGAAAGCTGGCGACGTTGAGATGCTTCAAGACATGATCCTTTCTGCAACGAACGAAGCAGTTAAAACAGCTCGTGATACATCTGCAAAAGAGATGGAAAAAATCACTGGCGGCATGAACATCCCAGGATTGTTCTAA
- a CDS encoding patatin-like phospholipase family protein, whose amino-acid sequence MTLIEKLNQKDFVLSLSSGYFGFFAHCGFVKAVFDEGLKPKMLTGSSAGAIVAACLASGMTPQEMEKEFLQLNRTNYFDPSVGLGVLKGEAFESTLKKYVHDDFKNLKFPLRIATYNILKRKTEIFSEGPLSTVVRASCSMPIYFHPVKIGKHHYWDGGIKDKMGWTGIAKDETVLGHWLPSGKFSDWFEQTVSSVNKRDGHILKIQNLPPTGPGNFHNGPQAIARAYEETKKFLHQPLRS is encoded by the coding sequence ATGACCTTGATCGAAAAGCTAAATCAGAAAGATTTTGTCCTGTCGTTAAGCTCAGGATACTTCGGATTTTTCGCTCATTGTGGTTTTGTGAAAGCCGTTTTTGACGAAGGCTTAAAACCAAAAATGCTGACGGGTTCAAGTGCTGGTGCGATCGTCGCTGCGTGTTTGGCTTCGGGCATGACTCCACAAGAAATGGAAAAAGAGTTTCTGCAACTCAACCGCACGAATTATTTCGATCCTTCCGTAGGACTTGGAGTTTTGAAAGGCGAGGCGTTCGAAAGTACGTTGAAAAAATATGTGCACGACGATTTTAAAAACCTCAAATTCCCTCTGAGAATTGCGACTTACAACATTTTGAAAAGAAAAACAGAAATCTTCAGCGAGGGTCCGTTGTCGACGGTGGTGCGCGCTTCATGTTCGATGCCGATTTATTTTCATCCTGTGAAAATTGGCAAACATCATTATTGGGATGGTGGCATCAAAGACAAAATGGGATGGACGGGGATTGCGAAAGACGAAACTGTTTTAGGGCACTGGTTGCCTTCGGGAAAATTCAGCGACTGGTTTGAACAAACGGTCAGTTCCGTGAATAAGCGTGATGGTCACATCTTAAAAATTCAAAACTTACCGCCCACAGGTCCGGGCAATTTTCATAATGGCCCGCAAGCGATCGCCCGCGCTTACGAGGAAACTAAAAAGTTCCTGCATCAGCCTTTGCGCAGTTAA
- the dnaX gene encoding DNA polymerase III subunit gamma/tau encodes MSYQVIARKWRPQSFTDVVGQNHITQTLTNALKNGRLPHALLFTGPRGTGKTSSARILAKALRCPNAVNFVPCNVCDSCREIASGSSVDVIEIDGASNNGVDSIRELRETVAFMPTSGKYKVYIIDEVHMLSTSAFNALLKTLEEPPAHVVFIMATTEVHKIPQTILSRCQRFDFRRISTRQITERLKLICDQDGVQADEDALWVVARQGDGSMRDSQSLLDQVITFANGPLTRENVVEILGLTDRALLFDTMSALVARDSQAVLRVIERISHAGFEPHLFSQDLLEMIRNLLLVKVSEKQATSILEMPDSELQALNDMAAQASEEDIHMLFDMALKGGADIPRAQDPRIVLEVVLLRMASAPKLTDLKSLLQGGSVSSSPHSAGGARPYVPPVAPPVKGHQRLKESQNVPEVPAGLDAMKKAMEQKPAVKHEAPKVEAAKPAPAPEAPKVATGNTPSEKWVHFVELLRQDDALFAAKIENLLFVKEEGKLVSLGVPPKLVFLKEQMADTQVRKKLQGFIDSYWGAGYSFEVLMKGDHTGESAQALQQKKVQMAEDEIRTKITENPMVKTAQEVFKGQIKSIVETKDNKTVKH; translated from the coding sequence GTGTCCTATCAGGTGATTGCGCGCAAATGGCGTCCACAATCTTTCACTGACGTTGTCGGACAGAATCATATTACCCAAACTCTGACGAATGCTCTTAAAAACGGTCGTTTGCCTCATGCGCTTTTATTCACGGGACCTCGTGGTACCGGCAAAACTTCTTCTGCGCGTATCTTGGCAAAAGCCCTTCGTTGTCCAAATGCAGTGAACTTCGTTCCGTGTAACGTCTGTGACTCGTGCCGCGAAATCGCGTCGGGTTCTAGCGTTGACGTGATCGAGATCGACGGTGCATCGAACAACGGTGTCGACTCTATTCGTGAGCTTCGTGAAACTGTCGCGTTCATGCCGACAAGTGGAAAATACAAAGTCTACATCATCGACGAAGTGCACATGTTATCTACAAGTGCCTTCAATGCGTTGTTAAAAACTTTGGAAGAACCACCGGCGCATGTTGTGTTCATCATGGCGACAACAGAGGTTCATAAAATCCCGCAAACGATTTTGTCTCGTTGCCAACGTTTCGATTTCCGCCGCATCTCTACCCGTCAAATCACGGAACGCTTGAAATTGATCTGCGATCAAGATGGCGTGCAAGCTGATGAAGACGCGTTGTGGGTTGTAGCTCGTCAAGGTGACGGTTCAATGCGTGACTCGCAAAGTTTGCTTGATCAAGTGATCACTTTTGCGAATGGTCCGCTGACTCGTGAAAACGTTGTTGAAATTCTGGGTCTGACAGATCGTGCTTTGTTGTTTGATACAATGAGCGCGTTGGTGGCTCGTGATTCTCAAGCGGTTTTGCGTGTGATCGAAAGAATTTCTCATGCGGGCTTTGAGCCGCACTTATTCTCGCAAGATTTGCTGGAAATGATCCGCAACTTGTTGCTGGTGAAAGTTTCTGAAAAACAAGCGACATCAATTTTAGAAATGCCGGATTCAGAGTTGCAAGCTTTGAACGATATGGCAGCCCAAGCTTCTGAAGAAGACATTCACATGCTCTTCGACATGGCGCTAAAAGGTGGCGCGGATATTCCACGTGCGCAAGATCCTCGAATTGTTCTTGAAGTTGTACTGCTGCGTATGGCTTCGGCTCCGAAACTGACTGATCTGAAAAGTCTGTTGCAAGGTGGAAGTGTTTCGTCGAGCCCTCACAGCGCAGGTGGTGCCCGGCCTTACGTTCCGCCGGTAGCTCCCCCTGTTAAAGGTCACCAGCGTTTAAAAGAATCGCAAAATGTTCCTGAAGTTCCTGCGGGACTTGATGCCATGAAAAAAGCCATGGAGCAAAAGCCTGCAGTGAAACACGAAGCACCGAAAGTTGAAGCTGCGAAACCGGCTCCGGCACCAGAAGCTCCGAAAGTGGCGACTGGCAACACGCCTTCAGAAAAATGGGTCCACTTTGTCGAATTGTTACGACAAGACGACGCGTTGTTTGCAGCCAAGATCGAAAACCTTCTATTCGTGAAAGAGGAAGGCAAATTAGTCAGCCTGGGAGTGCCACCGAAATTGGTATTTCTGAAAGAACAAATGGCTGACACTCAGGTGCGTAAAAAGCTGCAAGGATTTATTGATTCGTACTGGGGTGCTGGGTATTCTTTTGAAGTATTAATGAAGGGCGATCACACGGGCGAATCTGCGCAGGCATTGCAACAAAAGAAAGTGCAAATGGCTGAAGATGAAATCCGTACGAAGATCACCGAGAATCCTATGGTGAAGACGGCTCAAGAAGTTTTCAAAGGCCAGATCAAATCCATAGTTGAAACTAAAGATAATAAAACTGTTAAGCATTAG